In Cryptococcus gattii WM276 chromosome B, complete sequence, the DNA window AGGTCTCAATTTGACATAAACATTAGAAGGAGTCATGGCCTGGGGAGGTTGGAGGAGACGCTGCGCGTCTTCATGCCAACCATGGATCGACCATTCGGGGCACTTCTTATCCAGTTGAAGACCCTGGAGTGGGCACAGGGACCAGCCATTGACCGATGGCCGACTCAATAAAGTCTGGTCTCTTGACGACAGCTTGGATGGAGACGATCTACTAGCTCGCGTGGGAAGAGATGCAGCAGGTACGAGAGTGGAGATGGGTGGGAGGGTGACGGAGGACCGGGAGCGAGTGGGCGGATGACGGTGGGGGCCATCTGCCAAAGCTGCGTCTGCAGGAGAGTGAATAATGACTGTCATCCTCTGTATGGATCTGCAACAGCGACTCCCCAGGCCCCTTTATACCAACCCCCTCCCCCTTACCTCATATAGCACGATTCCTGTCTTTCATCTCTGATGCGTGATCTCGATCCTGATGCCACATGTCACTAGCCATCACCTCCGAAAGGAACCCCCCAACACCAGCATCTAGCGTCAGTTTCGTCTGATGTATGCCCTCAGTGAGACGGGCTAGGCATCTGAGCCCGGCCACGGGGATTGCTCGCAAACTGTTGTCTCGTTGTATATTCTATCCCGCGCAAACCCATGCTGGTGTCAGCACCACACAACCACCTTAGGTTCTGTTTTGTAAATTTGTAAGTTTTGCTACCTTTTGGCAGCAAGCCTCTACCCAAACTCGGAGATGCTAGCGTCAGTCACAAGCCATCAGGCCATCAAGAGATCTTTTCGTTCGATGTCCCTTGTTCGTTGGTTTGTGCCATTGTTCGTTCGAACCTCTGCACCTTCCTTTGATACCGACAGATGACGTAGCCGATCAACGATAAGGATGCTGGACGTCGGAGTTTAGGCAAGGGCTCGTTGCCAAGTATTAATCGTTCGGAGATGAGACATATGCGCTCTAGACAAGCTAATGAGACAAAATAACAAAGAAGAGTGAAGAGGGCGAGGCTCGCTGATGTCAACGGCGAAGATCTAACCTTTCTCCGATCAACTATACCAATGACGCAATGACTTCACGCGTCTGAGCGAGTATTGACGCGAAGTCCAGTCATCCAGGGCACATTCAGTCCGACGGCGAGTGGTCTGTCGGTCTGTCTGTATAAAACGCTTTCCCCAGCATTCAAAACATCCATTATCCTTCTCTTGTTTCTCTCACACAGACATCATGCCTCCTTCAAAACGTTCAAAGCGGGCCGTTTCTGATGAAGACTCTGACGAGGTGCGTACATTTCCTCATCTCGTTAGTGACGGACGGATGTATTCTACACCCGTGAAACCCGATAATGAACCACAACCACAATTCCACAAATCTCTCACATTGTTCAATGCCATCCGTACTGCGTTCACACTCCACGTATTAATTCAAAGGGGAAGGGTTTAGTCTTGAAGAGGGGATTGAAAATAATGGACTATCACATTTTAGACGAGATAGCTGACGGGTAAGGGAACTAGTCCCGAGAAGAAAAGCCTGCAATCAGCTCTGAACCCCAGGCCAAAGTAAGTGCATCATACATTGCTGCAAACCAAAAGGCGTGACATCGGAAACGCCCCAACATGGGTCGAATCTGATTTCAGATGTAACTAGAAAGCAAAAGCTTCAGAAGAGATTGCCGAATCGTCCGGAGAAGGCGTTGAAATTGAAAACAATGATGATGGCGAAGAATTCTTCAAGGTACGTCAGTTTGTCAGCTTTACGCCTCGAGTCTTGCGCATGACTTTTTGAGCCCAGCTTGGGTGTTAACACCTCACTCACTCCCACTCACTCTCTCTGCTGCTAGCTTTCAGAGTATCGACGCCTCACCGTTCGCACATTCAAGGGCAAAACACTTGTTGATATTCGAGAGATGTACAAGGACAAGTCTTCAGGAGCGCTCAAACCTGGATCGAAGGGTATCAGTTTGACTGCAGAGCAGGTCAGTGCTTTTTTGCTTTTCTAATTGAATCGTATCAAGTCCACGTTGCTGATCAGAGTGATGATAATAGTGGGAGATACTGAGGAATAATATCCAGAATGTCGACAAAATGGTCAAAAAGGTCCAAAAGTGAAAAACCAATTTCTTGTTGCATTATTGTCCAATATGTAAAGTATAATCATCTTGTAGCAACTTCATGACATCGAGATAGACTATCTGTCCTGTCTTAATATCCCTCACTATACTCGGTCTTACCAATGTTCCCTCACTttcgccttcttcattcttACCCTGACTGATTCTTACTTATACTCTGGTGATTATTTTCCACACACTAACAAATTCTATTCCATCATTCTCACTATCGCCATCCTGTAGATTCCGCTGACGAGCCCAATCTCATGGCGGGCCAGAGAGGGAAGGCCATGGTGTGAGTAGGGGGAGGATTTACATCAAAAGCAGGTCTACTCCTTCATCCAAGTAGATGATCAACTGCCTCTTCTATGGCTTTTCAACTGCTCTAAAGATCGTTCTTTTTGCGCCCTCTCCGCCTTCTGTAAGgcaaaaagaaggaaaatAAATAAACGAAATACGACCAGCAACATGGAAGGAGACAGCTGATCGGCCCAACCATCCACAGTGCGGAGTCGGTCTTTTTCACTATGACTTGCGTGCAGATAAACGAATTTTGCATACACATACAATCGTTACGCCGATAAACAAATAACGTATTTCTCTACATGATCAACAATATGGATATAATTCCATCTCCCAAAATGAATCActtttccccttccccaGAACGCCAACTAGAAAACAGAGTTTCCTCGGCTCATATCTCGGTCCAAAACAATGATGCAAGTGCTACATGCAAAGAACAGTCATCTCCTGCGAGATAGAGGACCAATCGCCATTCCTCCTCGCATTCGTCTACAACCATTCTAGTCAGCATTTTATAGTAATTTCAATTTATTTCGAGGAAAGAATAACGGAATACCCACGTTCACCACGATGATTCTCTGGTCATCAATCATTATACCATTTGCCCATCCTCCATATTCTCTCCACACTTCACGATAAGGCAATTCGCTCCGCACATCCTCCTCAAAGATGTATTTCTTTGACAAAATGGTAGGTTCAGTGACAACACGGGACTTCCACCCTTTTCCTTCAGTGAAGGGAGGGACAAATGTCTCGCCACAGGCAGTCCTCCTTCGAGGAGGATCAACATCGTCCGATTCAGGGTAAGGTTCCTGCTGAGAAAGTTCTTTGGATATGGTGTATGGGTTGAAGTCGTAGAGGAGAATGTGAGATTTTTCGGGCCGATACGGGTAGTGTCCATCGAGTGTCGGTTGGTCATCCTCCAACGGTTCATCGAGATCGTACTCTGCAAACGGTGACTTATCTACCGACAAGACGGAAATGTATCGGTAGCCTGAACATGAACAAACCTACAAAGTTGTCTCTGTCAATCTAAAGGTTTAAAAAGGTACATGTTTAAAAAAGCAACTTACCCAGCTACGGATGGTCATGATTCTGTCCATCATCCTAGCCCCCTTTTCACCCCATTCATCCCATGTCAAGGTCTGTTGAACATCCCTCACACCCATTTTGAGGACACTGCCCGATTCCCATGCCTGTTTCAATCTTTTTTCGCCCTCTTGACCCAGTTTCACCAGTGTCTCTCGACGGACAAAGACCTCAAAAGGCCAATTGCGCACAACATCCCGGGTGTTGGGGTCCATAGCGATACGTTCTTGAAGACGATAGTCAAACACAAGAATACCCTTTGAAGGGTCCTGAGTGAACGGTTTGTGCTTGAGAAGTGTGTATTCCActtcaccatctttcgtCTGCTCAGGACGGGGAGGATAAGCAGGATCAGGTCGAACGTCAAACTCTGTCACCCTAACGTCCTCCTGTAGAGTTGGCATTTCCAAAACTGCCACGCACACCGGACGAGGTGTGGTATCATCCATGATCTCGCTTTGAAGCGGTTGGACGGGAATGACAGATCGTTTGGGGTCAGATAGGATGGAATATATTTGTATGGTTGGCCGATGTTCGTCTCTTTTCCAAGGGAAAGCGGGACCGCCTGATGGGATGCTAGACATTGTGCTGGTTACCATGAAAGTAGTGGGTGATAACATGGCAAATGATGAAAACCATTGCTTTTCGGTGAATGGTAGACGCTAGCATGAAGCCTTTTAGTGACGACTAGGGTAGTATATTAAACAAACTACTCACTGAGAGCACACGTCCAGTCTTCCAATTCCAAACAActatttcttcttcttgagTCCTATGGCCGAGCACTTCAGGGTCGATGTTCAAGGCATCCAGAATCCAGATTGGAATGTATTTGGCAACCAATACCGCCAGGGTATCGCCCATAACTTGGAGAAGTTGCCGTGTACGCGGAAGAGTCTGAGTGACGGGTGGGAAATCAAGCGTCGGTAGTGAAGCGAGAGGATGTGGCGTGAAGGAGGACATGGTAAGGAGGTGATATCGATGTGTCGGGACAGGCCGAGAAGGCTCAGATGGAGCAGGGCTAAGTCATCTTTAGCTCGTGACCATTCTGGACAGTACGGATACTCACTTATACTCGCTGACTACAATGAGGTCTTGGCTAGGATCCATAGTCAAGTCTGCTATAGACATAGGAAGCTTATGCCCTTTGACAGAGATAGGAGGGTCTTCCAGATCCGGATCATCAGCAGATGGCAAAGGGATGAGCCTTATCGTGTCTGGCTGTTTCCTCTAGTAAGTGACTTGATCAAGGCATCGTGATCAAGACAGGACGTactcttctttcttcatcGTCCGTAGAAGTATCATTGCACAGCAAAAAAATGCCTTCTTGCAGCTCGTATACTCCTTCCTGGCCTTGAACTTTGAAAGTTCGCTTCTCCTTGAATTCCATCGTCTCCCACCTTTCTTCACGCTCTCTTAGTCTTCTGTTCTTTGCAGCCAAGTTGCCAAAGTGGTCAAGGAGGGAGACTTCCGGAGCTTGCTTCGGCCAAGGGGCGAGGGAGACGGACGGAATGGTGGAACGAAGATTACCGGTGTGCGGCGAACGGAAGGCGATGGGGACAGTTGTAAGGGCAGTCTCGGGAGAGGAAGGCGGAGATGACATGGCAGACAATGGTTCCTCTTCTACAGGCTCGATGGCTTTGAAAATGCGAGGATAGTCCAGATACGCAGAGGTTTCAAGTATAGCCAGATATTGAAGCTGGGCTGAAGAGGCATAGATATCTCTGAGAGCAGAACACGTCTGTTGAAAATTAGAGAATTTTCTAATTCACATCGATCTGGAACCTACCCTGGCCAATTTAGACCGTCCATTTAAAGATAAGGCAAGGAATATCTGCTCGAGGATTTCGTGCGGCAGTCCAAGGAGAGGAGGTTGTTCTATTGAGGTAGAAGACATAGCGGAGCTCCTCCTATGGGGCTCGAGTTTGGTAATGAGGCTACTAGACATGGTGTATTGTTGTATCTGGCAATACTGAGCTGGAGAGATTAAAAAAATGGGGTGAATGCTGGCAGGGACACTGTAAGTCTTAAGACAGTTCGTCATAGCAGTCTTCGAGGGTTAATTACGTAAAATACATCCATTCTCTTCCCTTCAAGCAACAGTCTGTAGATTCTGTATCATACTATAATCTTCGTCATTGTGCGCTGATAAATCCAAAAACAATGAACAAGACCACAGATCAACCAGCGTCCTCAAATTTCAACAAGAAGTCTTCAGTTTACGTCTCAGGCTTTGCTCCAGAGGTCGACGAGGAGCAACTCTTACAGGCTTTTGTTACTTTTGGAGACATCATTGAGATCAAGATTCCTCATGAGCCTCATGACCGTACGTTTTATGTATTAATCATATATGTGCGACCTGATGCTGACTTGGCTGCCATGACAGCTAAAAAGCACCGCGGTTACGCGTTCATAACTTTCTCCTCCGCTGCCGATGCTCAAGAAGCCATTGACAATTATGATCTCAACCAATTACCGGGGTATCAAGGAAGCGGCAAATTCTTGAAATGCAGCTTGGCCCAGCCGAGCAAGTATGTGGATGAGAGTGGAAGGAATGATCGAGCAAGCGAGTGGACCTGTTTCTGTTCAAAACAAGGCAAAAAGACTAACGAACGTGATTGTTGCAGTTTGGGAGACAGAGGAATGGAAAGCGGAACATGGAGAACGGCCAGAAGACGGACAGGAAACTACCGAATAAGGGCAATACCATGTATAATCATACTATTGTTGTACATCCATCACGTTCGTGAGAAAGACTGAATCACATTGCACCACTGCTACGTTTTGTCAAAAACGATGCTTTACATGGGACTTCTTATTCCTTTCCATCTACCCTTTCTATCGGCACTTTAGATATGCACCAACACGTAAGGCACCTCGACATCCTCATCATTCTCATCATTGACCATAACCTCCACCAATAAGTTCTTGACGTGAGGAGGAATTGGCTTCTTGCCGACGTGTTCAACAAGCTCGCTCATGCGCATATTCATTCGGTCGGCAGCCTAAGCGATAATGTTAGCTTTGTCAATACGAGAATCTTTCGTCTAAATATCTACTCACCTTCTTAGAAGGGACGAAAGAGGACCACAGCATGGAAACACCCTGAGAAACCATCTGTACTTCCAACTTGTGGTTCTCCTGGAACCAGTCCAAGAATTGTCGCAACGTAGGATTGCCTTCAATCTCAAACCTGTCCCACAGAGTCCACTCAGTCTCACCATACTTTTGCTTCGCTGCCGCAATAGGCTCAGAGAAACCGAAGAAGGGCAAAGCTAAATTTACGAAACCGTTCTTGTAGTCCTCAAGCTTGTTCTTGCCGTCGATCAACTTGTAAAGTTCCAAGCAAACCAAACCGACGGCGAGAGCAGTGGTAGTAGCGATGGCAGGGATAATCTTGCCTGCAATGAGTTTGGTCTTGTGCTTGTTGGCAAGGGAAATACCATAGTTTCGGGCACGCAAGTTGGAAGCAGCGGTGATGAAGTCAATGTGGTGGTTAGTgtcatcatccttctcgAAGTCAACTGGTTGAAGTCGGAAACCAGCCAGAGAAGCGGGAgggggaagggaagaaaCAATAGCTTCGATGTCATCTTCTTCTATATCTCACTAGTCAACGCAACATTCTACCGATGACATGAGAACTTACCATCGTTACCGTTGTTGTCAACAGGTtcgttttcattgatctGGATCTTGACACCGCTCTTAGGAGTGAACTCGGGGATGTTCATAGACTCGACTACCTTTCGGAATAAAGTAGGGTCTCGTTCGCCCTTGAGACCGTAGTTGAAAGCGTGGAGGTTGGCAGCAGCGATAAGGTACTCCATATCAAGAGGCTATACTAGAGTTTTAGCTCTATCATTCGCTTAAAGAGGCTGCAGAACTTACGTCGTCAATGTTGAAAGCAAGTGCGTCAGGAGCCCTCTTGGGTCCAGACCAGAAGGGAGTGCCGTTGGCGTTGACTTGGTCCTTGGGCAAGTTGAACAATAACTGCTTGATCTCGTTCACGTAGTTGTTCTCATATTGTAACCTGGCCCACATGATACACTCCTCAAAAGACATGGGTCTCTCCTTGACAAGATACTTCTCAATCTGTTTAAGCTGCTCGTGGTGCTGGCCAGAAGACTTGAGCGTAGTCTCGACAAAGTCCGGTTGAGAAAGATAAAGATTAACAGTGGTAGGAGGGTTGACGAAGAAAGAGTCGAAAGCTTCTCGGGCCCATTGGATGGTGTGCTCAATGGCATTAGGGAAGTTCTTGACGGTACAGGAGGGAATGGACTTCTCAGGAGGATCctgggaagaagagtatGACTCGGTGAGATGAGGAACCACGACCTGAGTATTGGCCTTGGTACCGAGGGTACCAGACTCGAGGAGAGGCTTGCGGTAGAACACACATCGTCGGTCCATGTACTGACGAGCAACCACATTATCAAGGGCATTAGTCACACCATCGAGGTCGGCGAAGAATTCGTCAC includes these proteins:
- a CDS encoding Hypothetical Protein (Similar to TIGR gene model, INSD accession AAW40749.1); its protein translation is MSSSLITKLEPHRRSSAMSSTSIEQPPLLGLPHEILEQIFLALSLNGRSKLARTCSALRDIYASSAQLQYLAILETSAYLDYPRIFKAIEPVEEEPLSAMSSPPSSPETALTTVPIAFRSPHTGNLRSTIPSVSLAPWPKQAPEVSLLDHFGNLAAKNRRLREREERWETMEFKEKRTFKVQGQEGVYELQEGIFLLCNDTSTDDEERRPDTIRLIPLPSADDPDLEDPPISVKGHKLPMSIADLTMDPSQDLIVVSEYNPAPSEPSRPVPTHRYHLLTMSSFTPHPLASLPTLDFPPVTQTLPRTRQLLQVMGDTLAVLVAKYIPIWILDALNIDPEVLGHRTQEEEIVVWNWKTGRVLSRLPFTEKQWFSSFAMLSPTTFMVTSTMSSIPSGGPAFPWKRDEHRPTIQIYSILSDPKRSVIPVQPLQSEIMDDTTPRPVCVAVLEMPTLQEDVRVTEFDVRPDPAYPPRPEQTKDGEVEYTLLKHKPFTQDPSKGILVFDYRLQERIAMDPNTRDVVRNWPFEVFVRRETLVKLGQEGEKRLKQAWESGSVLKMGVRDVQQTLTWDEWGEKGARMMDRIMTIRSWVCSCSGYRYISVLSVDKSPFAEYDLDEPLEDDQPTLDGHYPYRPEKSHILLYDFNPYTISKELSQQEPYPESDDVDPPRRRTACGETFVPPFTEGKGWKSRVVTEPTILSKKYIFEEDVRSELPYREVWREYGGWANGIMIDDQRIIVVNTNARRNGDWSSISQEMTVLCM